TCTTCAACGTGCGCAACCTGCCGGCTGCGCTCTACAAGGCGCTCGGCGGCTTCGCCACCAACGGCATCAACATGACCAAACTCGAGAGCTACATGGTCGGCGGCGAGTTCGCCGCCACGATGTTCCTGGCGGAGGTCGACGGCCACCCCGACGAGCCCGGCCTGGCGCGCGCGCTCGAGGAGCTGCAGTTCTTCACCACCGAGATCAAGGTCCTCGGGGTCTACCCGGCCGATCCGTTCCGGGCCGGAATCCGGTGAGCGTCGGCGCCTGGCCCCTCAACGTCCCCGTCCTCACCGACGGTGTCGTCACGCTGCGCGCCCACACCCCGGCCGATCTGGACCGGATGAACGAGATGGCCAACGACCCCGACATGGCCCGCTGGACCGCGGTCCCCGTGCCGAATCCGCGCAGCGCGACCGAGAAGTACGCGATGGAGCTGGTCCCGCACGGCTGGGACAGCGGCACGTCCCTGTGCTGGGCGATCGAGCACGAGGGTCGCTACGTGGGCAACGTCGACATCCGGGGCAAGGGCGCGCTGGCCGACATCGGCTACGCACTGCACCCGGACGCGCGCGGCCGGTCGTTGGCCGTGGACGCGGCCCGCCTCGCGATCGACCACGCGTTCGTCGAGGCCGGCAAGGAGACCATCGTGTGGCGCGCCCACGTCGGCAACCTGGCCAGCCTGCGCGTGGCCCACACCCTCGGCTTCCGGCTCCACGGCACGCAACCGGACGCGCTGCTCGAGCGGGGCCGGATCCTCGACGCCTGGACCGGGTCGCTGCGGTTCGGGGACGCGCCGGTCCCCCGCACCACCTGGCGCGAGTCGACGCTGACCACCGAGCGGTTGACGTTGCGCCCGCTCGCGACGACCGACGTCCCCCGCATCGTCGAGGCCTGCGCCGACCCGAGCACCCGGCACTTCCTGTCGAGCATGCCGGAGCCCTACCGCGAGTCGGACGCGCTCTGGTACGTCCACGACTCGTGGTGGCAGGCGGCCGTCGGACATCACGAGACCTGGGCGGTCGCGGACACCGACGACCGGCTGCTCGGCACGATCCGCCTGCTGGCGCTCGACGACCCCACCGGCGGACTCGGAGAGATCGGCTACTGGACCCACCCGGACTCGCGTGGTCGGGGCATCATGACCGAGGCCGCGCGCGCCGTCGTGGACTACGCCTTCGATCCGGACGGTCTCGACCGCCGGCGCCTCGCGCTGGTCGCCGCGGAGGGAAACGTCGCCAGCCGCCGGATCGCCGACGCGCTGGGCTTCACGCAGTACGGCACCGAGCACGGCACGGCCCGGCTGGCCGACGGCACGCTGACCGACCATCACCTCTACGAGCGGTTGCGCTGAAGCAGGCGTAGATTCCCCGGGTGAGTTCTGCCTCCTCCCCCACCCGAACCCTCCCGGAGAACCCCTGGCCCGCCCTGTGGGCCATGGTCATCGGCTTCTTCATGATCCTGGTCGACTCGACGATCGTGTCGGTCGCGACCCCGGCCATCCGCGACGACCTCGCGACGGACTACAACTCGGTCATCTGGGTGACCAGCGCGTACCTGTTGGCCTACGCCGTGCCGCTGCTGATCACCGGCCGCCTGGGCGATCGTTTCGGCCCGAAGCGGGTCTACCTCACCGGACTCGTGGTCTTCACGGCCTCGTCCCTGTGGTGCGGCCTGACGGACTCGGTGGAGTCGCTCATCATCGCGCGCGTCGTCCAGGGCTTCGGCGCCTCGATGATGACGCCGCAGACCATGGCGGTCATCACCCGCACGTTCCCCGCGCACAGCCGCGGCCGGGCGATGGCGCTGTGGGGCGCGACCGCCGGCGTGGCGACGCTCGTCGGCCCCGTGCTGGGCGGCGTGCTCGTGGACAACGCGGGCTGGGAGTGGATCTTCATCATCAACGTGCCGGTCGGCCTGGTCGGGTTCGTGCTCGCCTGGCGCCTCGTGCCCCGGCTCGAGACCCACACCCACCGGTTCGACTGGCTCGGCGTCGCCCTGAGCGCGGTGGCGATGTTCCTCATCGTCTTCGGCATCCAGGAGGGTGAGCGGTACGACTGGGGCACCATCTCCGGCTGGCTGTCGGTGCCGCTGCTCATCGCGACCGGCCTGGTCGTGCTGGCGGTCTTCGTGACGTGGCAGGCGCGCAACCGCAGCGAGCCGCTCGTGCCGCTGAGCCTGTTCCGCGACCGCAACTTCTCGGTCTCGAACGTGGCGATCTCGACGGTGTCGTTCTCGGTGACCGCGATGGCGTTCCCGTTCATGCTGTGGACCCAGACCGTGCTGGGCTACGACGCCACCCAGGCGGGCCTGCTGTTCGTCCCCATGGCCCTGGTCACCGCCGCGATGGCGCCGATGGTCGGCAAGATGAGCGACCGGCTGCCCCCGCGGCGGCTCGCCTCCGTCGGCTTCGGCACGTCCGCGATCGCGCTGCTGGGCACGGCCTGGGTCATCGCACCCGACACCCCGCTGTGGCAGCTGCTGGCGCTCAACGCGGTGCTCGGCTTCGGCAACGCGTTCTTGTGGGCGCCGCTGGCCTCCACCGCCACGCGCAACCTGCCCCTGTCGTCGGCCGGTGCGGGATCGGGCGTCTACAACACCACCCGCCAGGTGGGCGCCGTCCTGGGCTCCGCCGCGATCGCCGCGGCCATCGCCGGCCGGCTCGCGGTGCACGTGCCCCAGGCCACCGACGCCGGGCAGGGCGCAGGAGCCGCCGGCGGGAGCCTGCCGGCCCAGCTGGCCGGCCCGTTCTCCGACGCCATGTCCGAGGCCATCATCGTCCCCGCGCTGGCGTTCGTCGTCGGCCTGGTGGTCGTGCAGTTCTTCGCCGCTCCCAGTCACGCAGCTCCCCGTCACGCCGAGCGCTGAACGACGACGGCGGCCGACCCCGAGGGGGTCGGCCGCCGTCGTGGGCGTGACTCAGAAGGCGGCGAGCGCCTCGTTGAAGGTCGTGCTGGGTCGCATGACCTTCGCGGCCTTCTCCGGGTCGGGCTGGTAGTAGCCGCCCAGGTCGACCGGCTGGCCCTGCACCGCGAGCAGCTCGTCGACGATCGTCTGCTCCTCGGCGGCCAGCTTCTCGGCCAGCGGCGCGAACGCCTCGGCCAGCGCGGCGTCGTCACTCTGCTGCGCGAGCTCCTGGGCCCAGTAGAGCGCCAGGTAGAAGTGGCTGCCGCGGTTGTCGATCGTGCCGAGCTTGCGGCCCGGCGACCGGTCGTTCTCGAGGAACGTGGCGGTCGCGCGATCGAGGGCGTCGGCCAGGACCTTCGCCTGGGCGTTGCCCGTCGTCGTGGCGTACTGCTCGAGGCTCGGGACGAGCGCGAAGAACTCACCGAGGGAGTCCCAGCGCAGGTAGTCCTCCTTGAGGAGCTGCTGCACGTGCTTGGGCGCCGAGCCGCCGGCGCCGGTCTCGAACAGGCCACCGCCGTTGATCAGCGGCACGACCGACAGCATCTTGGCGCTGGTGCCGAGCTCGAGGATCGGGAACAGGTCGGTGTTGTAGTCACGCAGCACGTTGCCGGTGACGCTGATCGTGTCCAGGCCCTGACGCAGACGCTCGACCGAGAGCGCGGTGGCCTCGACGGGCGACATGATGCGGATGTCCAGACCCTCGGTGTCGTGGTCGCCCAGGTACTCGTTGACCTTGGCGATCAGGTTGGCGTCGTGGGCGCGGGTCTCGTCGAGCCAGAACACCGCCGGGTCGCCCGAGGCACGGGCGCGGTTGACGGCCAGCTTCACCCAGTCGCGGACGGGGATGTCCTTGGTCTGGCAGGCGCGCCAGATGTCGCCCTGCGCGACCGCGTGCTCGATCAGCACGTCGCCGGCGGAGTTGACCACGCGGACCGTGCCGGTCGCGGGGATCTCGAACGTCTTGTCGTGCGAGCCGTACTCCTCGGCCTTCTGCGCCATGAGGCCCACGTTCGGGACCGAGCCCATCGTGGACGGGTCGAAGGCGCCGTTGGCCTTGCAGTCGTCGATGACGACCTGGTAGACGCCGGCGTACGAGCTGTCGGGGATGACCGCGAGGGTGTCGGCCTCCTGGCCGTCCGGGCCCCACATGTGACCCGACGTGCGGATCATGGCCGGCATCGACGCGTCGACGATGACGTCGCTCGGGACGTGCAGGTTGGTGATGCCCTTGTCGGAGTCGACCATCGCCAGGCTCGGGCCCTCGGCCAGCTCGGCCTCGAAGGAGGCCTTGATGTCGGCGCCGTTCGGCACCGCGTCGAGTCCGGCGAGGATGCCGCCGAGTCCGTCGTTGGGGGTCAGGCCCGCCTCGGCCAGCGCGGCGCCGTACTCGGCGAACGTCTTCGGGAAGAAGGCTCGGACCACGTGGCCGAAGATGATCGGGTCGGAGACCTTCATCATCGTGGCCTTGAGGTGCACCGAGAACAGGACGCCGTCGGCCTTGGCCTGGGCGACCTGGGCGGTCAGGAACTCGCGCAGGGCGGCGACGTTCATGCTCGTCGCGTCGACGATCTCGCCGGCCAGGACCGGGATCGACTCCTTGAGCACGGTCGTGGTGCCGTCGTCGCCCACCAGCTCGACGCGCAGGTCGTCGTCGGCCTCGAGGACCACGGACTTCTCGTTGGCCCGGAAGTCGTCGACACCCATCGTGGCAACCGAGGTCTTGGAGTCGGCCGACCAGGCACCCATGCGGTGCGGGTGGTTCTTGGCGTAGTTCTTGACCGAGGCCGGCGCGCGGCGGTCGGAGTTGCCCTCGCGCAGGACCGGGTTCACGGCCGAGCCCTTGACCTTGTCGTAGCGAGCGCGGATGTCGCGCTCCTCGTCGGTCTGGGGATCCTCGGGGTACTCCGGCATGTCGTAGCCCTGCGCGCGCAGCTCGTCGATCGCCGCCTTGAGCTGCGGGACCGAGGCCGAGACGTTCGGCAGCTTCACGATGTTCGCCTCGGGGCGCTGCGCCAGGTCGCCGAGCTCGGCGAGGGCGTCGGCCGCTCGCTGGCTCTCGGGCAACAGGTCGCTGACGGCCGCGATGAGGCGGCCGGCGAGCGAGATGTCCCGGGTCTCGACCTTGACGCCGGCCTTCGAGGCATACGCCTCGATGATCGGCAGGAAGGAGTAGGTGGCGAGGGCGGGAGCCTCGTCGGTGTGCGTGTAGATGATCGTCGAGTCCGTCACGGCACCAAACTACCGGGTCTGCCGGTCACCGCTCGCCTCGCCCGGGCCCACCGGACCACCCATTGTCGAGTTAGATGGTCCACAATATGAACAACGTCCACAATCGCGGCGCCGCGCCCTAGCGTGACTTCTCGACGCACCACCTGGTGCCCCACACGACAGGAGAACGCCGATGACTCGGCTCACCCGCCCCCGCCCCCTGACCGCTCTCGGACTGCTGCTCTCGGCCGCACTGCTCGCCAGCTGCGCCCCCTCCTCCGGTGACGACTCCGGCGAAGGCACCGAGCTCGACCTCGTCGGCTTCGCCGTGCCCAAGGCCGGCAACAACGCCGCCCAGAAGGCGTTCGGCGCGACCGACGCCGGCGAGGGCGTCACGTGGAAGGAGTCCTACGGCGCCTCGGGCGACCAGAGCCGCGCCGTGGCCGGCGGCCTGCCCGCCGACTACGTCCACTTCTCCGTCACCCCGGACGTCACGCGGCTGGTCGAGAAGGGCCTCGTCGCCGAGGACTGGAACGCCGGCCCCAACCAGGGCATCGTCACCGACTCGGTCGTCGTGCTCGTCGTGCGTGAGGGCAACCCGAAGAAGATCAGCGGCTGGGACGACCTGATCAAGCCGGGCGTCGGCATCGTCACCCCCAACCCCGGCTCCTCCGGTGCCGCCCGCTGGAACGTCCTCGCCGCGTGGCAGCACGTGATCGGCCAGGGCGGCAGCCAGGCCGACGCCGAGAAGTTCCTCGGCAAGCTGTTCGCCAACGTCAAGGCGCTGCCGGGCTCGGGCCGCGACGCGACCACCGCCTTCCAGGGCGGCACGGGCGACGTCCTCATCTCCTACGAGAACGAGGCGATCCTGGCTCGCCAGCTGGGCGAGAAGATCGACTACGTCGTCCCCGACGACACGCTGCTCATCGAGAACCCGGCGGCCGTCACGAAGGACGCCGATCCCGCGGCGAAGAAGTTCCTCGAGTTCGTGCTGACGCCCGAGGGGCAGAAGGAGTACGTCTCCAAGGGCTTCCGCCCGCTGAGCTCGGTCGAGGGCGTCGAGGTCGGCGAGGTCGAGGGCGCGAACGACCCGGCCAACCCGTTCCCCACCCCCGCGAAGCTGTACACGATCGACGGCGACCTCGGCGGCTGGGAGAAGATCAACGCCGAGTACTTCGACGAGGACCAGGGCATCATCACCAAGCTGCTGGCGGAGTCCGGCAAGTCATGACCGTCGACCTGCTCGACACCCCTGCGAGCCCGCCGCGCAAGCGTCGGGCTCGCAGGAGCACCCTGACCCGCTCGTCGGGGCTGGGCCTGGGTGTCGCCCTGGTGTGGTTCAGCCTGCTGGTGCTGATCCCGCTGTGCCTGGTGGTCATCACCGCGGCCGAGGGCGGCTGGTCCACGTTCTCCTCGGTGCTGCAGAACCCGCAGACCGCGGCGGCGCTGCGCCTGACGGTGCTCGAGGCGATGGCCGTCAGCGCCGTCAACGTCGTCATGGGCACCCTGATCGCGTGGGTGCTGGTGCGCGACGACTTCTGGGGCAAGCGCGCCTTGGAGGTCGTCATCGACATCCCCTTCGCGCTGCCCACGATCGTCGCCGGCCTCGTGCTGCTGAGCCTGTACGGCCCCACCAGCCCGCTGGGCATCGACGTGGCCAACACCCGCTGGTCGGTGTTCCTGGCGCTGCTGTTCGTGACGCTGCCGTTCGTGGTGCGCACGGTCGAGCCCGTCCTGATGGAGCTCGACCCGGAGGTCGAGCAGGCCGCCATGTCGCTGGGCGCCAGCCGCGCCACGACGGTGCGGCGCATCATCCTTCCGGCACTGGCCCCCGCGATCACCGCCGGCGCCGCCCTGTCGTTCGCCCGCGGCATCAGCGAGTACGGCTCGCTGGTCCTGCTGTCGGGCAACCTGCCGCTCAAGACCGAGGTCGCCTCGGTGCGCATCCTGACCTACATCGAGAACGGCAACGAGGCCGCCGCCGCCTCCGTCGCGGTGATCATGCTGGTCGTGGCGCTGGTGGCGATCGCCGCCCTCGAGGTCCTCTCCCGGAGGGTGTCGCAACGTGTCTAGTCGACGACTGAACTCCCCCCGCACCACCGGCACCTACGTGCGCCGGGCCCTGGTGATCGGCTACCTCTTCCTGCTGGTCATCTGGCCGCTGAGCCTGGTCGTGCTGCACACGTTCGACGGCGGCCTCGAGAACATGCGTGCCGCGCTGAGCGATCCGAACGTGGTCATCGCGTTGCAGATGACGGTCTACGTGGCCGCCTGGGCCGTCGTGCTCAACACCGTCTTCGGCATCGGCATCTCGCTGCTGCTGGTCCGCGTCGAGTTCCCCGGGCGCCGCCTCCTCTCGGTCCTGGTCGACCTGCCGCTGTCGGTCTCGCCGGTCGTCGTGGGCCTCGCGCTGCTGTTGGCGTACGGCAGCACCGAGGGCCTGTTCGGCCCCGCCCTGAAGGACGCCGGACTCCAGGTGGCGTACGCCCCGCCGGGCATGATCCTGGCGACCGCGTTCATCAGCCTGCCGCTCGTCGTGCGCGAGATCGTGCCGGTGCTGCAGGAGATCGGCACCGACCAGGAGCTCGCCGCCCAGAGCCTGGGCGCCGGCGGCTGGCAGACCTTCTGGCGCATCACCCTGCCGTCGATCCGCTGGGCCGTCGTCTACGGCGTCGTCCTGAGCCTGGCCCGCGCCCTGGGCGAGTTCGGCGCGGTCAAGATCATCTCGGGCAACCTGATCGGCAAGACCCAGACGGCCACGCTCGTCGTCGAGCAGAAGTACCAGGACTTCGAGCAGGGCGCCGCCTACGCGACGAGCTTCCTGCTGGCCCTGATCGCGGTGGCCGCCATCGTCGTCGTCGCGATCCTCCGTCCCTCCCACAGCACCGACCAGGAGAACCCATGAGCATCGAGATCACCGGCGTCACGAAGCGCTTCGGCGACTTCGTCGCGCTCGAGGACGTCGACCTCAAGATCCCGACCGGCCAGCTCACGGCGCTGCTGGGCCCCAGCGGCGGCGGCAAGTCGACCCTGCTGCGCATCGTCGCGGGTCTCGACACGGCCGACGCGGGCACGGTCGTGATCGAGGGCCGCGACACCACCCACATGCCCGCGCAGCAGCGCAACGTCGGCTTCGTCTTCCAGCACTACGCGGCGTTCAAGCACCTCACCGTGGCCCGGAACGTCGCGTTCGGCCTCGAGATCCGCAAGCGTCCCAAGGCAGAGATCAAGGCCAAGGTCGACGAGCTGCTCGAGCTGGTGCACCTGAGCCAGTTCGCCGACCGGCTGCCCTCCCAGCTCTCGGGCGGCCAGCGCCAGCGCATGGCCCTGGCCCGCGCGCTGGCGATCGAGCCCAGCGTCCTGCTGCTCGACGAGCCGTTCGGCGCCCTGGACGCGAAGGTGCGCAAGGAGCTGCGCGACTGGTTGCGCCGACTC
Above is a window of Aeromicrobium senzhongii DNA encoding:
- a CDS encoding GNAT family N-acetyltransferase, with amino-acid sequence MSVGAWPLNVPVLTDGVVTLRAHTPADLDRMNEMANDPDMARWTAVPVPNPRSATEKYAMELVPHGWDSGTSLCWAIEHEGRYVGNVDIRGKGALADIGYALHPDARGRSLAVDAARLAIDHAFVEAGKETIVWRAHVGNLASLRVAHTLGFRLHGTQPDALLERGRILDAWTGSLRFGDAPVPRTTWRESTLTTERLTLRPLATTDVPRIVEACADPSTRHFLSSMPEPYRESDALWYVHDSWWQAAVGHHETWAVADTDDRLLGTIRLLALDDPTGGLGEIGYWTHPDSRGRGIMTEAARAVVDYAFDPDGLDRRRLALVAAEGNVASRRIADALGFTQYGTEHGTARLADGTLTDHHLYERLR
- a CDS encoding DHA2 family efflux MFS transporter permease subunit, which translates into the protein MSSASSPTRTLPENPWPALWAMVIGFFMILVDSTIVSVATPAIRDDLATDYNSVIWVTSAYLLAYAVPLLITGRLGDRFGPKRVYLTGLVVFTASSLWCGLTDSVESLIIARVVQGFGASMMTPQTMAVITRTFPAHSRGRAMALWGATAGVATLVGPVLGGVLVDNAGWEWIFIINVPVGLVGFVLAWRLVPRLETHTHRFDWLGVALSAVAMFLIVFGIQEGERYDWGTISGWLSVPLLIATGLVVLAVFVTWQARNRSEPLVPLSLFRDRNFSVSNVAISTVSFSVTAMAFPFMLWTQTVLGYDATQAGLLFVPMALVTAAMAPMVGKMSDRLPPRRLASVGFGTSAIALLGTAWVIAPDTPLWQLLALNAVLGFGNAFLWAPLASTATRNLPLSSAGAGSGVYNTTRQVGAVLGSAAIAAAIAGRLAVHVPQATDAGQGAGAAGGSLPAQLAGPFSDAMSEAIIVPALAFVVGLVVVQFFAAPSHAAPRHAER
- a CDS encoding NADP-dependent isocitrate dehydrogenase, producing the protein MTDSTIIYTHTDEAPALATYSFLPIIEAYASKAGVKVETRDISLAGRLIAAVSDLLPESQRAADALAELGDLAQRPEANIVKLPNVSASVPQLKAAIDELRAQGYDMPEYPEDPQTDEERDIRARYDKVKGSAVNPVLREGNSDRRAPASVKNYAKNHPHRMGAWSADSKTSVATMGVDDFRANEKSVVLEADDDLRVELVGDDGTTTVLKESIPVLAGEIVDATSMNVAALREFLTAQVAQAKADGVLFSVHLKATMMKVSDPIIFGHVVRAFFPKTFAEYGAALAEAGLTPNDGLGGILAGLDAVPNGADIKASFEAELAEGPSLAMVDSDKGITNLHVPSDVIVDASMPAMIRTSGHMWGPDGQEADTLAVIPDSSYAGVYQVVIDDCKANGAFDPSTMGSVPNVGLMAQKAEEYGSHDKTFEIPATGTVRVVNSAGDVLIEHAVAQGDIWRACQTKDIPVRDWVKLAVNRARASGDPAVFWLDETRAHDANLIAKVNEYLGDHDTEGLDIRIMSPVEATALSVERLRQGLDTISVTGNVLRDYNTDLFPILELGTSAKMLSVVPLINGGGLFETGAGGSAPKHVQQLLKEDYLRWDSLGEFFALVPSLEQYATTTGNAQAKVLADALDRATATFLENDRSPGRKLGTIDNRGSHFYLALYWAQELAQQSDDAALAEAFAPLAEKLAAEEQTIVDELLAVQGQPVDLGGYYQPDPEKAAKVMRPSTTFNEALAAF
- a CDS encoding sulfate ABC transporter substrate-binding protein, producing MTRLTRPRPLTALGLLLSAALLASCAPSSGDDSGEGTELDLVGFAVPKAGNNAAQKAFGATDAGEGVTWKESYGASGDQSRAVAGGLPADYVHFSVTPDVTRLVEKGLVAEDWNAGPNQGIVTDSVVVLVVREGNPKKISGWDDLIKPGVGIVTPNPGSSGAARWNVLAAWQHVIGQGGSQADAEKFLGKLFANVKALPGSGRDATTAFQGGTGDVLISYENEAILARQLGEKIDYVVPDDTLLIENPAAVTKDADPAAKKFLEFVLTPEGQKEYVSKGFRPLSSVEGVEVGEVEGANDPANPFPTPAKLYTIDGDLGGWEKINAEYFDEDQGIITKLLAESGKS
- the cysT gene encoding sulfate ABC transporter permease subunit CysT; translated protein: MTVDLLDTPASPPRKRRARRSTLTRSSGLGLGVALVWFSLLVLIPLCLVVITAAEGGWSTFSSVLQNPQTAAALRLTVLEAMAVSAVNVVMGTLIAWVLVRDDFWGKRALEVVIDIPFALPTIVAGLVLLSLYGPTSPLGIDVANTRWSVFLALLFVTLPFVVRTVEPVLMELDPEVEQAAMSLGASRATTVRRIILPALAPAITAGAALSFARGISEYGSLVLLSGNLPLKTEVASVRILTYIENGNEAAAASVAVIMLVVALVAIAALEVLSRRVSQRV
- a CDS encoding sulfate ABC transporter permease; this translates as MSSRRLNSPRTTGTYVRRALVIGYLFLLVIWPLSLVVLHTFDGGLENMRAALSDPNVVIALQMTVYVAAWAVVLNTVFGIGISLLLVRVEFPGRRLLSVLVDLPLSVSPVVVGLALLLAYGSTEGLFGPALKDAGLQVAYAPPGMILATAFISLPLVVREIVPVLQEIGTDQELAAQSLGAGGWQTFWRITLPSIRWAVVYGVVLSLARALGEFGAVKIISGNLIGKTQTATLVVEQKYQDFEQGAAYATSFLLALIAVAAIVVVAILRPSHSTDQENP
- a CDS encoding sulfate/molybdate ABC transporter ATP-binding protein, coding for MSIEITGVTKRFGDFVALEDVDLKIPTGQLTALLGPSGGGKSTLLRIVAGLDTADAGTVVIEGRDTTHMPAQQRNVGFVFQHYAAFKHLTVARNVAFGLEIRKRPKAEIKAKVDELLELVHLSQFADRLPSQLSGGQRQRMALARALAIEPSVLLLDEPFGALDAKVRKELRDWLRRLHDEVHVTTVFVTHDQEEALEVADSIVVINEGRVEQVGSPDDLYDTPANDFVLSFLGPVTRLGDRTIRPHDIDVSPLETASVVDGPITRWTRVGFEVRLEVTPTDPRYPDPVQVSLTRAQALSLGLKQGQHVWLAPSAGAGRY